From a single Centropristis striata isolate RG_2023a ecotype Rhode Island chromosome 14, C.striata_1.0, whole genome shotgun sequence genomic region:
- the LOC131984348 gene encoding vesicle-associated membrane protein 2-like produces the protein MSTPDAAGTPGGPDGEGGPPAAAPNLTSNRRLQQTQAQVDEVVDIMRVNVDKVLERDQKLSELDDRADALQAGASQFESSAAKLKNKYWWKNCKMMIIMAVIGVICFGVIFCK, from the exons AT GTCGACTCCAGATGCAGCAGGGACTCCCGGGGGCCCGGACGGTGAGGGGGGCCCTCCGGCTGCGGCCCCCAACCTCACCAGCAACAGACGTCTGCAGCAGACACAAGCACAGGTGGACGAG GTGGTGGACATCATGCGTGTGAACGTGGACAAAGTCCTGGAGAGAGACCAGAAGCTGTCGGAGCTGGACGACCGGGCCGACGCGCTGCAGGCCGGAGCCTCGCAGTTCGAGAGCAGCGCCGCCAAACTCAAGAACAAGTACTGGTGGAAAAACTGCAAG ATGATGATCATCATGGCGGTTATAGGTGTTATATGTTTCGGAGTCATCTTCTGTAAGTAA